The genomic region GGTGATCGAAGCCGTCCATCAATTGCGCGACGAATGCGCCGAACGGCAGGTCGCTGGAGCTCGAACGGCGTTGGTTCACGGAACTGGCGGAACACTCGGCGTTGCGCACAGTGGTGCGACGCTGATCCTGGCGAGAGATTGATGGCCAAGGAAGTCAAACACCCCGAGAGATTGATGGCCAAGGAAATTCGACACCCGCAGCCGACCTTCGACGAGGAAACCCGCGCGTACTGGGAAGGTGCTGCGCGTGGTGAGGTCGTATTGCAGCGCTGCAGGGAGTGCGGAACGATCCAGCACCGCCCGCGCGCCCTCTGCGTGTCGTGTTTTTCAGATTCGATCGAACACTTCGTGGCGAGCGGACGCGGGCAGGTACACACGTTCACGGTTACCCGCCAGAACCAGGCACCGCCTTTCCGGGAAGCCTGTCCCTACGTTCTGGCCTACGTCGAACTCGAAGAAGGTCCGCGGCTCCTCACGAACATCGTGGCGTGCGATCCCGAGACGGTGCGCATCGGCATGCCGGTGCAGGTGGACTTCGCTCCGAGCGAGAACGGTCTGGCCGTCCCTAGGTTTCGCCCTGCATGATCCTCGATCTACACAACCACTCGATCAAGTCAGACGATGGGCGGGCGAAGGTCGAGAACTACTGTCAGTGGATTCGCAAGCGCGAACTGCCGATCGATGGTTTCGCGCTCACCGAACACCGCCTATTCGACGACGAGGCCGACTACCGCAAGCTCGAAGACGAGTTCGGCGTAGCCATCCTGAAGGGCAGCGAAGTCGAGACCGACTACGGGCACGTACTGGTTTTTGGGGTCAACGAAGATCTGCTCGCTGCATTCGATTTCTCGAGAGTGGATCTACCGCTATCGCTCGTGCTCGAATCGGCGCAGCGCTGTGGCGCGGTCGCGGTGCCCTGTCATCCGGGCAGAACGCGCGTGGGTCTGTGCGCTCACATAGAAGAGCACGGACCGGTAGACGGGGTGAAGATCATCGAGACCCTCAACGGCGGAAGCCGCGAGCGCGAGGACCAGCAGGCGATGGAGCTGGCCCAGTGCTATGACTACGGGGGAATCGGGGGAAGCGACGCGCACATCGTCAGCCACGTAGGCCGTTGTGCGACCCGCTTCGCGAACGAGATCCGAAACGAGCAGGATCTGGTGGGTGCGCTGCGCAGCGGCGATTTCGAGGCGGTGTCGTGGAAGTAGATGTAAAGGCGCTGAAGCGCGACTGGGCCGGAATCGAGTTCGACGTGGTCGAGGTCGAGGGTAAAACCCAGGACTTTCTGGACTTCGCAGAAGCGTGTGGCGAGACGGAATCCCGCTTCGTGGATCCGGAGGATGCCGATTTCCAGGCGCCTTCGACTTTCACATCCCGTTTCGTGGGACGGCGCATGTTTCCCGACCGTTTCCCCAAGATCGGGGACGGTTTTGGATTCGATGCGGGAAAGTGCGTATTCGCGCACGCGCCGTTCCGGCCGGGAGACGTCCTGACCGCGTCGAGCAAGATCCACGACATCTACGAGAAGACGGGGCGCTCTGGACCCATGGTCTTCATCGTGCACCGCATGGAGTTCGTGAATCAGACTGGGGTGCTCGTTTCGGTGGTCGACTGGCGCATGGTGCAACAACCGGAGCGGAAGCGATGAGTCAGTCACGCAGTTTCGATCAGGTGGAGTTCGGAGAAGAACTCGAAGAGATCGTTCCCGATGTCAGTCTGGCGACGGTCCAGCGCTTTACGCGCATGGCCAAGATGGACTTCGCGCGTTTCAACGATCACGAGCAGGCGAAGAAGGAAGGTCTGCCGGGCGCGATCGTTCCCGGGATCATGAGCCAGGGCCTGTTGGCGGCGCTGATTCACCGCTGGGCGCCCGGTTCGAAAATTTCGAGGATCGATACGGTCTTCCGCGCCACGGTACTCGTGGACTCGCAACCCCGGTGTCGCGGAGTCGTGACCGATAGGGACGAAGAATCCAAAACCGTCGAGATCGATCTGACGATCGTCAATGAAGCCGACGAAACCCGTGTCATGGGCACGGCGAGCGTCGAGTTCTAGGATTCGAAGTGGCAGGGCTGGTTGACGGAAAAGTCGCGCTCGTTACCGGTGCCGGATCTGGAATAGGCCTGGCCTGTGCGCGTCTTTTCGCGTGCGAAGGCGCTCGGGTCATCGTGTCCGACCTGGACGAGGCCAGTGGGGAAGCCGCGGCCGAAGCGATTTGCACGGATGGTGGTGAGGCGAAGTTCGTGCGCTGTGACGTCCGCGACGAGGCTCAGGTCGAACAGTTGATTCGCGCTGCGAGCGATACCTACGGTCGGCTCGACTGTGCCCACAACAACGCGGGTGGCCCCGCTGGCGGTGGACCCGTACACGCCCTGAGCCTCGAAGACTGGAATCAGACGCTCGCTCTCAATCTGAGCGGCGTCTTCTTGTGCATGAAGCACGAGATCCAGGTCATGCAGGCGCAGGGTGGCGGTTCGATCGTCAATACGGCGTCGGGGGCGGGCGTGGTTGCGACTCCGTTTCTGGCCCACTATTCCGCCGCGAAACACGGCGTGCTCGGTCTGACCAAGACGGCCGCGCGCGAGAACGCACAGACTAATGTGCGCATCAACGCAGTCCTGCCCGGCAGCATCGATACGCCCGCGCTGCGCGCCTGGATGGACCAGGGTCCCGAAGTCGCCAAGGGCATCTTGCGCAGTCAGCCGGGCGGTCGGCTTGGCCTGCCCGAAGAGATCGCCGAAGCGGTCGTGTGGCTCAGTTCGGACCGCGCTTCGTTCGTTCACGGTGAATCGATGATGGTCGATGGTGGCGCGATCTCTCGTTAGTCGAGGCGGTCGGAACTTTCCGGCCAGGCAGAATTCAAAGACGGACTAAGCCTGGAGCACGACTCTTGCTTCGATCAGACGCTTGATTTCTGCTTCGCTGTAACCGACTTCCGCCATGATCTCGCTGGTGTGTTCTCCGGGTTTTGCGGGGGGGCCAGAGATCTGTCCATCGGTCCGGCTGAAGCGGGGTGCAGGTCGCGGTTGCGCGGCACCTGCGACCTCGACGAAGGTTCCGCGCGCGCGATTGTGTGGGTGCTCGCGCGCTTCGGCGATCGAGAGCACGGGCGCAAAGCACACATCGCTGCCTTCCATGCGTTCGCACCATTCGTCTCGCGTACGGGTCTTGAAGATCTCGACAAAGCGCTTCTTGAGTTCGGGCCAGTGCGATTGATCCATCTGTTCGGGCAGGTCCTGATCGGTGAGTTCGAGTCGTTCCAGCAACTCCGCGTAAAACTGCGGTTCGATCGAGCCGATCGACACGAACTTTCCGTCGCGGGTCTCGTACACGTCGTAGAAGTGCGCACCCCCATCGAGCAGGTTCGTGCCCCGTTCTTCGTTCCAGAAGCCCGTCTGCTGGGTTGCGTGGAAGATCGTCATCAGGGCGGCCGCCCCGTCGACCATCGCTGCGTCGACCACCTGTCCCTTGCCAGAGCGTTCGCGTTCGAGCAATGCGCAGACCATGCCCCAGGCCAGGATCAGACCTCCGCCTCCGAAGTCCCCGACCAGGTTCAGCGGAGGTGTCGGGGGCTGGCCTCTTCGGCCGATTGGCTCGAGTGCCCCGGCCAGGGCGATGTAGTTGATGTCGTGACCGGCGGCCTGAGCGAGTGGACCGTCCTGGCCAAATCCGGTCATGCGTCCAAATACCAGCCGTTCATTGCGCGCCATACACACCTCCGGTCCTAACCCCAGGCGCTCCATCACACCCGGTCGGAAGCCCTCGGTGAGTCCGTCCGCGCTATCGACGAGGCGCAGAATCAACTCGACGCCCTCCGGCTGTTTGAGATCCGCGGCGATGCAACGGCGCCCGC from bacterium harbors:
- a CDS encoding Zn-ribbon domain-containing OB-fold protein, whose protein sequence is MAKEVKHPERLMAKEIRHPQPTFDEETRAYWEGAARGEVVLQRCRECGTIQHRPRALCVSCFSDSIEHFVASGRGQVHTFTVTRQNQAPPFREACPYVLAYVELEEGPRLLTNIVACDPETVRIGMPVQVDFAPSENGLAVPRFRPA
- a CDS encoding CoA transferase; translated protein: MHESDHFHEVTVGPLSGLKIIEIAGIGPGPFAAMMLADMGADVIRVAKPVEGMFGGGGSAFDLLSRGRRCIAADLKQPEGVELILRLVDSADGLTEGFRPGVMERLGLGPEVCMARNERLVFGRMTGFGQDGPLAQAAGHDINYIALAGALEPIGRRGQPPTPPLNLVGDFGGGGLILAWGMVCALLERERSGKGQVVDAAMVDGAAALMTIFHATQQTGFWNEERGTNLLDGGAHFYDVYETRDGKFVSIGSIEPQFYAELLERLELTDQDLPEQMDQSHWPELKKRFVEIFKTRTRDEWCERMEGSDVCFAPVLSIAEAREHPHNRARGTFVEVAGAAQPRPAPRFSRTDGQISGPPAKPGEHTSEIMAEVGYSEAEIKRLIEARVVLQA
- a CDS encoding glucose 1-dehydrogenase, producing the protein MAGLVDGKVALVTGAGSGIGLACARLFACEGARVIVSDLDEASGEAAAEAICTDGGEAKFVRCDVRDEAQVEQLIRAASDTYGRLDCAHNNAGGPAGGGPVHALSLEDWNQTLALNLSGVFLCMKHEIQVMQAQGGGSIVNTASGAGVVATPFLAHYSAAKHGVLGLTKTAARENAQTNVRINAVLPGSIDTPALRAWMDQGPEVAKGILRSQPGGRLGLPEEIAEAVVWLSSDRASFVHGESMMVDGGAISR
- a CDS encoding PHP domain-containing protein — its product is MILDLHNHSIKSDDGRAKVENYCQWIRKRELPIDGFALTEHRLFDDEADYRKLEDEFGVAILKGSEVETDYGHVLVFGVNEDLLAAFDFSRVDLPLSLVLESAQRCGAVAVPCHPGRTRVGLCAHIEEHGPVDGVKIIETLNGGSREREDQQAMELAQCYDYGGIGGSDAHIVSHVGRCATRFANEIRNEQDLVGALRSGDFEAVSWK
- a CDS encoding MaoC family dehydratase; the encoded protein is MEVDVKALKRDWAGIEFDVVEVEGKTQDFLDFAEACGETESRFVDPEDADFQAPSTFTSRFVGRRMFPDRFPKIGDGFGFDAGKCVFAHAPFRPGDVLTASSKIHDIYEKTGRSGPMVFIVHRMEFVNQTGVLVSVVDWRMVQQPERKR